A region of Vitis riparia cultivar Riparia Gloire de Montpellier isolate 1030 chromosome 1, EGFV_Vit.rip_1.0, whole genome shotgun sequence DNA encodes the following proteins:
- the LOC117911310 gene encoding two-component response regulator ARR6-like, whose protein sequence is MEISGVLSRRNMPDEIGGFDLSPGHSEEEAHVLAVDDSLVDRKVIERLLKISSCKVTAVDSGRRALQFLGLDEEKNSAGLDGLKVDLIITDYCMPGMTGYELLKKIKESSTFRETPVVIMSSENILTRIDRCLEEGAEDFIVKPVKLSDVKRLKDYMTREDRDGNEGRGINKRKLGEACDVSPSLSSSPPSISSSCSSWSAPSSPTSLDSPTRRLKTSTCD, encoded by the exons ATGGAGATAAGCGGTGTTCTTTCTCGGCGAAACATGCCGGACGAGATCGGTGGTTTCGATCTTTCACCTGGCCACTCTGAAGAAGAGGCTCATGTTCTCGCTGTTGATGATAGTCTAGTTGACCGAAAGGTCATTGAACGACTGCTCAAAATTTCTTCTTGTAAAG TGACGGCGGTGGACAGCGGAAGGAGAGCTCTGCAATTTCTTGGTTTAGATGAGGAGAAGAACTCAGCTGGTCTTGAT GGTTTGAAAGTGGATCTAATCATCACTGATTACTGTATGCCTGGAATGACTGGATATGAATTGCTCAAGAAGATCAAG GAATCGTCCACTTTCCGGGAAACTCCGGTGGTAATCATGTCATCAGAAAACATCCTAACGCGAATAGACAG ATGTTTGGAGGAAGGTGCAGAGGATTTCATAGTAAAGCCCGTAAAATTGTCGGACGTGAAGCGGCTGAAAGATTACATGACCAGAGAAGACAGAGATGGCAATGAGGGCAGAGGCATCAATAAAAGAAAGCTGGGAGAGGCATGCGATGTCTCTCCATCCTTATCATCATCACCACCGTCCATATCTTCATCATGCTCATCATGGTCAGCGCCATCTTCTCCCACGTCGTTAGACTCTCCCACTAGACGGCTCAAAACCTCCACATGTGATTAG
- the LOC117911230 gene encoding formin-like protein 4, which translates to MAAAIQPWHLISLFFVPLLSLVHLSACQPNSPRNIETFYPFQPPPNPTPDNPQISPPSTPIEPPPPPPLLLSPPPPPSSKSSSSNAVAKAVAATAASTIVVAGLFFLLFQRYTVARRRRQKEGNDPREGGQHVVHHTEFSRFNGNLKGLIVDENGLDVLYWKQLEEGNRKNSFRKEALHNLKDDEKRMSRNGDRRAKPEPIQEIPLLRGKSSTSYDEVQEEVENLNRFSAPPPLSQSFEISLEAVGKPESSIQPSTSPPPPPPPILAIPRQPRPPPPPPPPIPAKINPTPPPPPPPKAGGFTSSTKEASSVPKGVPNGSKLGESSSGYSKAGTGNGQVALKPLHWDKVNTNADHSMVWHKIDGGSFSFDGDLMEALFGFVATNRRSPQRNHNNPNGASSSQSAQIFILDSRKSQNTAIVLRSLAISRKEILNALIEGQDLNADTLEKLTKIAPTKEEESQILAFKGDPTRLADAESFLYHILKAVPSAFDRLSAMFFRLNYDSEILHLRECLQTLELGCKELRTRGLFLKLLEAILKAGNRMNAGTSRGNAHAFNLAALQKLSDVKSTDGKTTLLHFVVEEVVRSEGKRCVLNRNRSLSRSSSQSSSNSSLYSENSTSREDREKEYIMIGLPVVGGLSAEFSNVKKAAVIDYNAFAGVCSTLTAHSTEIKQFVAQFANSDGGFLRKMKSFLKASDEELREVREEQTRVMDLVRRTTEYYQPRSSKNKEASPVQLFVIVKNFLGMVDQVCVDIARNLQRRKTTTTNLGSSSTKSPPSRIPVKFPNLPPNFMSDKSRNSSSSDSEDEF; encoded by the exons ATGGCTGCTGCAATTCAGCCATGGCATCTCATCTCCCTGTTTTTTGTTCCCCTCCTTTCTCTTGTTCATTTATCTGCCTGTCAACCCAATTCCCCTCGGAATATTGAAACTTTCTATCCATTCCAGCCTCCTCCAAATCCAACTCCAGACAATCCTCAAATTTCCCCACCATCAACTCCCATagaaccaccaccaccaccaccactgtTGCTGTCACCGCCACCACCGCCATCATCAAAGTCATCATCAAGCAATGCTGTTGCTAAGGCAGTCGCTGCAACAGCAGCCAGCACAATAGTTGTTGCCGGGTTGTTCTTCCTTCTGTTCCAAAGGTACACGGTTGCAAGGAGGAGAAGACAGAAAGAGGGTAATGATCCACGAGAAGGTGGTCAACATGTGGTGCATCATACTGAGTTCTCAAGATTCAATGGAAATCTCAAGGGGCTGATTGTTGATGAGAATGGTTTGGACGTGCTTTATTGGAAGCAGCTTGAAGAGGGAAACAGGAAGAATAGTTTCCGTAAAGAGGCTCTACATAATCTGAAAGATGACGAAAAAAGGATGAGTCGGAATGGAGATCGGAGGGCAAAGCCTGAGCCTATACAAGAAATTCCTTTGCTACGAGGGAAGTCTTCAACTTCCTATGATGAAGTTCAAGAAGAAGTGGAAAATCTGAATCGGTTTTCAGCCCCCCCTCCTTTGTCACAATCTTTTGAGATTTCTCTTGAGGCTGTGGGAAAACCAGAATCATCAATTCAACCATCCACATCtcccccaccaccaccaccacctatATTGGCAATTCCACGGCAGCCAAGGCCTCCACCACCTCCCCCACCACCAATCCCAGCTAAGATAAATcccacaccaccaccaccaccaccacctaaGGCAGGTGGTTTTACTTCATCAACAAAAGAAGCATCATCGGTGCCCAAAGGGGTGCCTAATGGCAGTAAACTAGGAGAGTCTTCATCTGGATATAGCAAGGCAGGGACTGGAAATGGTCAGGTGGCGCTGAAGCCATTGCATTGGGATAAAGTGAACACTAACGCTGATCATTCAATGGTGTGGCACAAAATTGATGGCGGTTCTTTCAG CTTCGATGGTGACCTCATGGAAGCACTGTTTGGATTTGTTGCTACTAATCGGAGATCTCCTCAAAGAAACCATAACAACCCAAATGGTGCCAGCTCAAGTCAATCGGCTcagattttcatccttgatagTCGAAAGTCCCAAAACACAGCAATTGTGCTCCGATCTTTAGCAATCTCGCGAAAAGAGATCCTCAACGCACTCATCGAGGGCCAAGACCTGAATGCAGATACTCTTGAAAAGCTTACAAAAATTGCCCCAACTAAAGAAGAAGAATCCCAAATCCTTGCATTCAAGGGAGACCCCACAAGACTGGCTGATGCTGAATCCTTCCTCTACCATATCCTAAAAGCTGTTCCATCAGCATTTGATCGTCTCAGTGCCATGTTTTTCAGATTGAATTATGACTCAGAGATTCTCCATCTCAGGGAATGTTTACAAACACTTGAATTGGGTTGCAAGGAGCTTCGAACTCGAGGacttttcttaaaacttttGGAAGCCATACTCAAGGCAGGCAATCGCATGAATGCTGGAACTTCCAGAGGGAATGCCCACGCTTTTAACCTTGCTGCTCTTCAAAAGCTTTCTGATGTTAAAAGCACTGATGGAAAAACTACGTTACTTCACTTTGTTGTGGAAGAAGTAGTCCGTTCTGAGGGAAAACGTTGTGTTTTGAACCGAAATCGCAGCTTGAGTCGCAGCAGCAGTCAGAGCAGCAGCAACAGTAGTCTGTATTCTGAGAACTCAACATCAAGAGAGGATAGAGAAAAGGAATACATAATGATTGGTTTACCAGTGGTAGGAGGCCTAAGTGCTGAATTCTCTAATGTAAAGAAAGCAGCTGTAATAGACTACAATGCCTTTGCTGGCGTATGTTCAACTCTCACAGCCCATTCCACTGAAATCAAGCAATTTGTGGCACAATTTGCCAACAGTGATGGAGGATTTTTGAGGAAGATGAAAAGTTTTCTCAAAGCATCTGATGAAGAATTAAGGGAAGTGAGAGAAGAGCAAACAAGGGTAATGGATCTGGTAAGGAGAACAACAGAATATTATCAACCACGATCTTCAAAGAACAAAGAGGCAAGCCCGGTTCAATTATTTGTTATAGTAAAAAATTTCCTGGGTATGGTCGATCAGGTCTGTGTTGATATTGCTCGAAATCTACAACGGAGGAAAACAACCACAACAAATTTGGGGTCATCATCAACAAAGTCACCACCATCAAGAATTCCAGTGAAATTTCCAAACTTGCCACCAAATTTCATGTCAGACAAGTCCAGGAACTCTTCTTCTAGTGATTCAGAAGATGAGTTCTGA